The proteins below are encoded in one region of Sulfitobacter sp. SK012:
- a CDS encoding alpha/beta hydrolase: MTYIHTEKRAVPGAPLIFTFHGTGGDEHQFSGLAAQLIPEAGVVSPRGDVSEMGAARFFKRTGEGVYDMDDLAERVAKMGAFVQEMITDGKPSRVIGIGYSNGANILAALSFKKPDLFDDLILMHPLIPWAPKPQPSLAGKRVLITAGQRDPIGPAATTQKLADYYAAQGSATQLVWHEGGHDLRQSEIEAVASFLHPQSVSA, translated from the coding sequence ATGACTTACATCCATACAGAGAAGCGCGCCGTCCCCGGCGCGCCTCTAATCTTTACCTTCCACGGCACAGGCGGGGACGAACATCAGTTCTCTGGCCTTGCGGCACAACTGATCCCCGAGGCAGGCGTTGTCTCACCTCGGGGGGACGTGTCGGAGATGGGTGCCGCTCGGTTCTTCAAACGCACCGGCGAAGGCGTCTATGACATGGATGATCTGGCCGAGCGTGTCGCCAAGATGGGCGCGTTCGTGCAGGAAATGATCACGGATGGCAAACCCTCGCGCGTGATTGGGATAGGTTATTCGAATGGCGCGAACATCCTTGCAGCACTTAGTTTTAAGAAGCCGGACCTGTTCGACGACCTGATCCTGATGCACCCGCTGATACCGTGGGCCCCCAAGCCTCAGCCGAGCTTGGCAGGCAAACGCGTGCTGATCACCGCCGGGCAGCGCGACCCGATTGGCCCCGCTGCAACGACACAAAAGCTGGCGGACTACTACGCAGCACAGGGCAGCGCGACACAGCTGGTCTGGCACGAGGGTGGTCATGATTTGCGCCAATCTGAGATTGAGGCGGTAGCCTCGTTTCTACATCCGCAGTCAGTGTCGGC
- a CDS encoding LysR family transcriptional regulator: MAGQLEQIISFISVAEQGGFAAAGRMLGLSPSIVTRQIAELEANLGVQLFTRTTRHVALTDAGRLYLERTLPILSALKEANTAVVERQIGLSGPLTITAPLSFGMRVLPQIMSQFRIMHPNVSVNLQLTDRFVDIARDGYDMALRISGPPTDQSTIWRKICVVPRIIAASPDYLARRGTPAAPKVLQDHDCLHYAERGGNAVLTLARGEDTVQVALKPCLTCNNGDTLVRLVCNDEGIVLLPAFLMQDALDAGALQQILPDWNAPEIWLTVTYPNYEILPAKVAAFTALVEAEMSSEI, encoded by the coding sequence ATGGCTGGACAACTTGAACAGATCATCAGTTTTATCAGCGTCGCCGAACAGGGCGGTTTTGCCGCAGCGGGTCGTATGCTTGGCCTGTCGCCCAGTATCGTCACACGTCAGATTGCCGAACTTGAGGCAAATTTGGGTGTTCAGCTTTTTACCCGCACGACCCGTCATGTTGCATTAACGGACGCAGGGCGGCTTTACCTGGAACGAACCTTGCCGATATTGTCGGCTCTGAAAGAGGCGAACACCGCTGTAGTCGAACGTCAGATCGGGCTGTCTGGGCCGCTGACGATTACGGCACCCTTGTCCTTTGGGATGCGCGTGCTGCCGCAGATCATGTCGCAATTTCGCATCATGCATCCGAATGTCTCCGTAAACCTGCAACTGACGGACCGTTTTGTTGATATAGCGCGGGACGGGTATGACATGGCGTTGCGCATTTCTGGCCCTCCGACGGATCAATCGACCATCTGGCGCAAGATCTGTGTGGTTCCGCGTATAATTGCTGCATCGCCCGATTACCTTGCGCGTCGTGGCACTCCCGCGGCCCCGAAGGTACTGCAAGACCATGACTGCCTGCACTACGCCGAACGCGGGGGTAACGCCGTTTTGACGTTAGCGCGTGGGGAAGACACAGTGCAGGTCGCACTGAAGCCTTGCCTGACCTGCAACAATGGCGACACTTTGGTCCGTCTGGTCTGTAACGATGAGGGCATTGTTCTTCTGCCAGCGTTCCTGATGCAGGACGCGTTGGACGCTGGCGCATTGCAGCAAATCCTGCCCGACTGGAATGCGCCCGAAATTTGGTTGACTGTGACCTATCCAAATTACGAGATACTGCCAGCAAAAGTTGCTGCATTCACAGCACTCGTTGAGGCAGAAATGTCGTCCGAAATTTGA
- a CDS encoding VOC family protein, with product MLNQIKGLHHVTSMAGDASINNRFFTDTLGLRRVKKTVNFDAPDVYHLYYGDEVGTPGSVMTYFPFPGMPKAKHGTGEVGTTAFSIPEGSAAFWTDRLAAKSVANIHSDESFGETRVLFDAPDGDQFALVEAKNDTRAPWTGGSVAGDEAIRGFYGASMRLRDEGATADLLGFMGYQPVDTSGGIKRFAIPNGNGADVIDLETLPGVDYASQGAGSVHHIAFAVEDRAAQLEVRRALLDTGYQVTPVIDRDYFWAIYFRTPGGVLFEIATNEPGFDRDEDTAHLGEALKLPSQHEQLRDRIEAILPPLAA from the coding sequence ATGTTGAACCAAATCAAAGGCCTGCACCACGTCACCTCGATGGCTGGTGACGCATCCATCAATAACCGCTTTTTTACGGACACGCTTGGCCTGCGTCGGGTGAAGAAAACCGTGAACTTCGACGCGCCAGACGTCTATCACCTCTATTACGGGGACGAAGTCGGCACGCCAGGGTCGGTTATGACCTACTTCCCCTTTCCCGGCATGCCAAAGGCAAAGCACGGCACCGGAGAGGTCGGCACAACCGCGTTTTCTATCCCCGAAGGCAGTGCTGCGTTTTGGACAGATCGCCTTGCCGCCAAATCCGTGGCCAATATCCACTCGGACGAGAGTTTTGGCGAGACACGTGTGTTGTTCGACGCACCAGACGGCGATCAGTTTGCTCTGGTTGAAGCAAAGAACGACACCCGTGCGCCCTGGACAGGTGGCAGCGTTGCTGGAGACGAAGCCATTCGGGGCTTTTACGGAGCCTCCATGCGGTTGCGCGATGAGGGCGCGACGGCGGACCTGCTTGGCTTCATGGGCTATCAACCCGTGGACACGTCCGGTGGCATTAAGCGCTTTGCCATCCCAAACGGGAATGGCGCGGATGTGATCGATCTGGAAACCTTACCGGGCGTTGACTACGCCAGCCAAGGGGCGGGGTCAGTTCACCACATCGCATTCGCCGTTGAGGATCGTGCGGCCCAGCTGGAGGTCCGGCGCGCATTGTTGGACACCGGCTATCAGGTCACGCCCGTGATCGACCGCGATTACTTCTGGGCGATCTATTTCCGCACACCGGGCGGTGTGCTGTTCGAAATCGCTACCAATGAACCCGGCTTCGACCGCGACGAAGACACGGCCCATCTGGGTGAGGCGCTTAAATTGCCTTCACAGCATGAGCAACTGCGTGATCGCATTGAAGCTATCCTGCCCCCGCTTGCTGCTTAA